One Alteromonas sp. KC3 DNA segment encodes these proteins:
- a CDS encoding glycoside hydrolase family 13 protein: MTSLAFPTLANELTVSPPNWWVDMAASDVELMVYGDDIADDTVTVSKGAVSITKTQALDSENYLFVTLNTEKAKAGEVILTFTDSDGTVREKSYSLLKRKAGSAQRQGFSPKDAIYLIAPDRFANGDPSNDNVEGYKDTVDRAEKGGRHGGDIKGIIDNLDYVKEMGFTQIWTMPLLENAMDNYSYHGYSTTDYYQVDPRFGSNQDYVELSEKASEAGIGIIMDMVLNHIGSTHQWMKDKPSQDWINNNGIFVGTTHKRESLHDPHAVESDKIGFSDGWFVPTMPDLNQRNPHLANYLIQNAIWWVEFANLSGIRVDTYSYPDKDFLSQWTTRVIEEYPNLNIVGEEWSVNPAITAYWQRGSHKHDDYVSALPSVMDFPLQTALVKALDSAESWNSGFISVYETLATDFLYAEPNNLVVFADNHDMSRVFTQLGHDVRKWNMAMTFFLTTRGIPQVFYGTEILMQNKGTTDHGVIRTDFPGGWKEDTDKNAFSGKGLSEDERWAQQRTKSLLSLRREYPALFEGELKHYAPKDGVYTYFRVNENDKSRALMVILNKEETDVALSQYSELLGRYTKITRLDDGKVMRTSDVLSLPAMSATVFIAQ; this comes from the coding sequence ATGACAAGTTTAGCGTTTCCCACGCTTGCCAATGAACTCACGGTTTCGCCGCCAAACTGGTGGGTAGATATGGCAGCTAGTGACGTAGAGTTGATGGTTTATGGCGATGATATAGCAGACGATACCGTAACGGTTTCAAAAGGCGCTGTAAGTATTACGAAAACCCAAGCACTAGATAGCGAAAACTATTTATTTGTAACGTTAAATACCGAAAAAGCCAAAGCAGGCGAAGTCATATTAACCTTTACCGACAGTGATGGAACGGTTCGCGAAAAATCATATTCTTTGCTTAAACGAAAAGCGGGTTCAGCACAGCGACAGGGCTTTAGTCCCAAAGATGCAATTTATCTAATAGCGCCAGATCGATTTGCTAATGGTGACCCGTCAAATGACAACGTCGAGGGCTATAAGGACACAGTCGATAGGGCAGAAAAAGGCGGTCGACATGGCGGTGATATCAAAGGAATAATAGATAACCTCGATTACGTTAAAGAGATGGGCTTTACCCAAATTTGGACGATGCCTTTACTTGAAAATGCGATGGATAATTACAGCTATCACGGCTATTCAACAACAGATTATTATCAAGTAGATCCGCGCTTTGGTTCCAACCAAGATTATGTCGAGCTTAGCGAAAAAGCGAGTGAAGCGGGTATCGGTATTATTATGGATATGGTCTTAAACCATATAGGCAGCACTCACCAATGGATGAAGGACAAGCCTTCGCAAGATTGGATTAACAATAATGGTATATTTGTCGGTACGACGCATAAGCGTGAATCGCTGCATGACCCTCACGCCGTAGAAAGCGATAAAATTGGGTTTAGCGATGGCTGGTTTGTTCCCACAATGCCAGACCTAAACCAGCGCAATCCTCATCTTGCTAACTACCTTATTCAAAACGCTATATGGTGGGTTGAGTTCGCAAATTTAAGTGGTATCCGCGTAGATACATACTCTTATCCTGATAAAGACTTTCTTAGCCAGTGGACTACACGTGTTATTGAGGAGTATCCAAACCTTAATATTGTCGGTGAAGAATGGTCAGTAAACCCTGCTATAACCGCATACTGGCAACGGGGCAGTCACAAACATGACGACTACGTCAGCGCCTTACCATCGGTCATGGATTTTCCATTACAAACTGCTCTGGTAAAAGCACTTGATAGTGCAGAGAGTTGGAATTCAGGTTTCATCAGTGTTTATGAAACACTGGCAACTGACTTTTTGTATGCTGAGCCAAATAATCTTGTTGTCTTTGCTGACAATCACGATATGAGCCGCGTGTTTACTCAACTTGGACATGATGTGCGTAAGTGGAATATGGCGATGACGTTTTTCTTAACAACGCGCGGTATACCTCAGGTATTTTACGGCACAGAAATCTTAATGCAAAACAAGGGGACAACAGACCACGGCGTTATTCGTACTGACTTCCCGGGGGGATGGAAAGAGGACACGGATAAAAACGCGTTCAGTGGTAAAGGTCTGTCTGAAGATGAGCGCTGGGCACAGCAACGAACAAAATCGCTGCTTTCACTACGCCGCGAATACCCAGCACTATTTGAAGGCGAGTTGAAACATTATGCACCAAAGGATGGCGTGTACACCTACTTTAGAGTGAATGAAAACGACAAATCTCGCGCATTGATGGTCATTTTAAATAAAGAAGAAACCGATGTTGCTTTAAGTCAGTACAGCGAACTGTTAGGACGCTACACAAAAATTACACGATTAGACGATGGCAAAGTTATGCGCACTTCAGATGTGCTATCTTTACCAGCGATGTCTGCCACTGTCTTTATTGCACAATAA
- a CDS encoding alpha-amylase family protein, whose amino-acid sequence MNTNKAESAPVAQSVELTNDDTVQHISDERIGKPVVYQVFTRLFGNTNTTNKAWGTLEENGVGKFEDFTPQALAAIKALGTSHIWYTGVPHHALVTDYTEYGISQDDPDVIKGRAGSPYAVKDYYNVNPDLATDPARRLEEFEALIKRTHDAGMKVIIDIVPNHVARDYRSLSAPEGVADFGKNDDTSVEYAKNNNFYYVVGEGFKVPTSESYKVLGGEPHPLSDQKFDEFPAKWTGNGARAAKPDINDWYETVKVNYGVRPDGTYDFPLLPANYANQGIEQHAQFWEEKALPDSWYKFRDIAHYWLDKGVDGFRYDMAEMVPVEFWSFLNSSIKQKNPDAFLLAEVYQPDKYRDYIHKGKMDYLYDKVGFYDTLKKIMQGKGKVSELVSIHSEVSDIAPHMLHFLENHDEQRIASPDFAGTAEKGKPALAVSALISASPTLLYFGQDVGEDGSEETGFGDPTRTSIFDYVGVPAHQRFMNNGKFDGGGSTNDELALREFYEDVMAIVSSNSAIKGDFVNLHDLNLSVEGSAYSEQQFAFARINEQKGFVVVANFEEREVNNITLSIPKTLISETAPSQVLTALLRHEDVVINDSGKHFTAELTLKGLETKVFAF is encoded by the coding sequence ATGAACACCAACAAAGCTGAATCTGCGCCAGTAGCACAAAGCGTTGAACTAACCAATGACGATACTGTGCAGCACATAAGCGATGAAAGAATTGGTAAGCCTGTTGTGTATCAGGTGTTTACGAGGCTATTTGGTAACACCAATACGACCAACAAAGCATGGGGCACACTAGAAGAAAACGGCGTGGGTAAATTTGAAGACTTTACCCCACAAGCTCTTGCCGCTATTAAAGCGCTAGGTACAAGTCACATTTGGTACACTGGTGTTCCACATCATGCATTAGTAACAGACTATACTGAGTATGGTATTTCACAAGATGATCCTGATGTCATTAAGGGCAGGGCTGGCTCTCCCTATGCTGTAAAAGACTATTACAACGTCAACCCTGACCTAGCAACTGACCCAGCAAGGCGTTTAGAGGAGTTTGAAGCGCTTATCAAGCGTACTCATGACGCGGGTATGAAAGTGATTATCGATATAGTGCCAAACCACGTCGCTAGAGACTATCGTTCGCTTTCAGCACCAGAAGGTGTCGCTGATTTCGGTAAAAACGACGATACGTCTGTGGAGTATGCTAAGAATAACAATTTTTATTATGTCGTTGGCGAAGGTTTTAAAGTACCTACATCGGAAAGCTATAAAGTGTTGGGGGGCGAGCCACACCCGTTAAGTGATCAAAAATTTGATGAGTTCCCTGCAAAATGGACGGGAAATGGCGCGCGAGCTGCCAAGCCCGATATCAATGATTGGTATGAAACCGTAAAGGTAAATTATGGTGTAAGGCCAGACGGCACTTATGATTTTCCGTTATTACCAGCGAATTATGCTAACCAAGGTATCGAACAGCACGCTCAATTTTGGGAAGAAAAAGCACTACCAGATTCTTGGTATAAGTTTAGAGATATTGCGCACTATTGGTTAGATAAAGGTGTTGACGGTTTTCGCTACGATATGGCTGAAATGGTGCCTGTTGAATTTTGGTCATTCTTAAATAGCAGCATTAAACAAAAAAATCCTGATGCATTCCTATTAGCTGAAGTGTATCAGCCTGACAAATATCGAGATTACATTCATAAAGGGAAGATGGACTATCTTTACGATAAAGTAGGCTTTTACGATACGTTAAAGAAGATAATGCAAGGAAAGGGGAAAGTTAGTGAGTTGGTTTCAATTCACTCTGAGGTCAGTGACATTGCGCCTCATATGCTACATTTTCTTGAAAATCACGACGAACAGCGCATCGCGAGCCCAGATTTTGCTGGAACTGCAGAAAAAGGCAAGCCGGCACTAGCGGTAAGTGCACTTATAAGTGCATCACCTACGCTACTGTATTTTGGTCAAGATGTTGGTGAAGATGGCAGTGAAGAGACCGGCTTTGGTGATCCTACTAGAACATCTATTTTTGACTATGTAGGTGTTCCTGCCCATCAACGTTTTATGAATAACGGTAAGTTTGATGGCGGTGGCTCTACCAATGACGAGTTGGCACTACGTGAATTTTACGAAGACGTGATGGCTATCGTTTCTTCTAACTCAGCAATAAAAGGGGACTTCGTTAACCTTCACGACCTAAACCTTAGTGTCGAAGGTTCAGCTTATAGCGAACAGCAGTTTGCGTTTGCGCGAATAAACGAGCAAAAAGGGTTTGTGGTTGTTGCTAATTTCGAAGAGAGAGAGGTTAATAACATTACATTATCTATTCCCAAAACCCTAATCTCTGAGACGGCGCCCTCGCAAGTGCTAACAGCATTACTTCGCCACGAAGACGTTGTTATAAACGATAGCGGTAAGCACTTTACTGCTGAGCTAACCCTTAAAGGGCTTGAAACTAAGGTGTTTGCGTTTTAA
- a CDS encoding TonB-dependent receptor plug domain-containing protein: MFNKSLVNTAVRNATLFGLVGTLAFPVMAQQPTESEEEAVEKIQVTGSRIKRSELSTPAPIVSVSAEEIQRFGTPDLGSILAELPAIAAGSTLIGNNNSNANAGLSSPDLRSLGENRTLTLVNGKRHVAGSPFSNAVDTGSIPAAMIERIEVITGGASAIYGSDAVSGVINVILRDDYEGVELNFDGSADLEDVGARSNNYSALVGASTEDGRGNVTFFAEMNNIAEVMEPDLQQAEAWGTIVNPDNTGEDDGIPDRLRRRYVGSEMINGFGVINPFGGGPRITFTPDGTPIDQVERIGTNSFAFGNFDQRYDTVFFGEDYRNYVPDQETLTLASTFRYDITDNIRFYGDIKYVDKKIEQQFQPSFRFGNVSINVEDNAYLDDVTRARLLDGGQSVVGFSRFFDDIGNRSASNDRKLWRFVGGFQGFFTLSDTDFDYDLYYTRGEVSNKRRTLNDLIPTNFVAALDSVIDPATGEAACRSQVPDAQGDDYEDPAAVNGQNCVPFNPFGFGQASAEAVDFVSGDVQREDEITQQMFGGTVSFDSTEWFELPGGPVGIALGYEYREEDVVTTTDEFTKQGFFTNAATPDSFGGYDVEEFFIELRLPLLADVAFAKELSIDAAYRAADYSHAGSADAWQVGFMWAPIEDLRIRGTVGEAVRAPNVDEAFSPLSPGFARVSDPCDADNIDDDPDRRANCAALGIPEGFEANDNVSIEILSGGNPDLFSETSESRTVGVVWTPEFIENLSVTVDFYDIEIEDAITEVTAQDIADNCVDATGGPDAGFCAQIDRGADFDIDLVRSGFINASAINTAGVEFQIRYTTELTEFDLPGEIRLNLQGNKVNELEVFEFQDRPDEINVEVGELGDPEYQFRTIVDYRIDEWNFNYTSRYIDRVATFDVSPGGGSPEDTDPGFVGSIWTHDFSVEYMYSENVDMYVGLRNAFNKLPPGYTFDPLYDLLGRRVTAGVTVRFD, from the coding sequence ATGTTTAATAAAAGCTTAGTCAATACAGCTGTCCGAAACGCAACGCTTTTCGGATTAGTTGGTACTCTTGCTTTCCCGGTAATGGCACAACAGCCAACTGAATCCGAGGAAGAAGCGGTAGAAAAAATTCAGGTCACTGGCTCTCGTATTAAGAGATCAGAGCTTTCTACTCCTGCACCAATCGTTTCTGTTAGCGCAGAAGAAATCCAACGTTTTGGTACGCCTGACCTAGGTAGTATTCTTGCTGAATTACCTGCTATTGCGGCGGGCTCAACGCTAATTGGTAACAACAACAGCAATGCCAACGCAGGTTTGAGTTCTCCTGACCTACGTTCACTTGGTGAAAACCGTACACTGACCCTAGTTAACGGTAAGCGCCACGTTGCAGGTTCTCCATTCTCTAATGCAGTAGATACGGGTTCAATTCCAGCTGCAATGATTGAGCGAATTGAAGTAATCACAGGTGGTGCATCTGCGATTTACGGTTCTGACGCTGTTTCTGGTGTAATCAACGTAATTCTTCGCGATGACTATGAAGGCGTTGAATTGAACTTTGACGGTTCTGCAGATCTTGAAGATGTGGGTGCGCGCTCAAACAACTACAGTGCATTGGTTGGTGCAAGTACTGAAGATGGCCGTGGTAACGTAACCTTCTTCGCAGAAATGAACAACATCGCAGAAGTAATGGAGCCTGATCTTCAACAAGCAGAAGCGTGGGGCACTATCGTAAACCCAGATAACACGGGTGAAGATGATGGTATTCCAGACCGTCTTCGTCGTCGCTATGTTGGTTCAGAAATGATCAATGGCTTTGGTGTAATTAACCCATTTGGTGGTGGTCCGCGTATTACCTTTACGCCTGACGGCACGCCAATTGACCAAGTAGAACGTATCGGTACAAACAGCTTCGCGTTTGGTAATTTCGATCAGCGCTACGATACGGTATTCTTTGGTGAAGATTATCGTAACTATGTGCCTGACCAAGAAACATTGACGTTAGCCAGTACTTTCCGCTACGACATTACTGATAACATCCGCTTCTATGGTGATATCAAGTATGTAGACAAGAAAATTGAGCAGCAATTCCAGCCTTCGTTCCGTTTTGGCAACGTTTCAATCAACGTAGAAGACAACGCTTACCTTGATGATGTAACACGTGCACGTTTGCTTGACGGTGGTCAGTCTGTAGTTGGTTTCTCTCGTTTCTTCGACGATATTGGTAACCGTTCTGCATCGAACGACCGTAAGCTATGGCGCTTTGTTGGTGGTTTCCAAGGTTTCTTCACACTTAGTGATACAGACTTTGATTACGACTTGTATTACACCCGTGGTGAGGTTTCTAACAAACGTCGTACGTTAAACGACTTGATCCCAACCAACTTTGTAGCTGCGCTTGATTCTGTCATCGACCCAGCAACAGGTGAAGCTGCATGTCGTAGTCAAGTGCCTGATGCACAGGGCGATGATTACGAAGATCCAGCAGCAGTAAACGGTCAAAATTGTGTACCGTTTAACCCGTTTGGTTTTGGTCAAGCGAGTGCTGAAGCAGTAGATTTCGTATCTGGTGATGTTCAGCGTGAAGACGAAATCACACAACAAATGTTCGGTGGTACTGTTTCATTCGACTCTACAGAGTGGTTCGAGCTACCTGGTGGTCCAGTAGGTATCGCATTGGGTTACGAATACCGTGAAGAAGACGTAGTCACAACTACCGATGAATTCACTAAGCAAGGTTTCTTCACTAACGCGGCGACACCTGATTCATTCGGTGGTTACGACGTAGAAGAATTCTTCATCGAATTACGTCTACCGCTACTTGCTGATGTAGCATTTGCAAAAGAGCTATCAATTGACGCTGCATACCGTGCTGCTGACTATTCACACGCGGGTAGTGCTGATGCATGGCAAGTAGGCTTCATGTGGGCACCAATTGAAGACTTGAGAATTCGTGGTACGGTTGGCGAAGCGGTACGTGCGCCTAACGTAGATGAAGCTTTCTCGCCATTGTCTCCTGGTTTTGCTCGCGTAAGCGATCCATGTGACGCTGATAACATTGATGATGATCCGGATCGTCGCGCTAACTGTGCTGCGTTGGGTATCCCAGAAGGTTTTGAAGCGAACGATAACGTAAGTATCGAGATCCTGTCTGGTGGTAACCCTGACCTATTCTCTGAAACAAGTGAATCGAGAACAGTGGGCGTAGTGTGGACTCCTGAGTTCATTGAAAATCTATCGGTTACTGTCGATTTCTATGACATTGAAATCGAAGACGCAATCACAGAAGTTACTGCGCAAGATATTGCAGATAACTGTGTTGATGCGACAGGTGGTCCAGATGCGGGCTTCTGTGCGCAAATCGACCGTGGTGCTGATTTTGATATCGACCTAGTTCGTTCTGGCTTTATCAACGCGTCAGCAATCAATACAGCGGGTGTGGAATTCCAAATCCGTTACACAACTGAACTAACAGAGTTTGACCTTCCTGGTGAAATTCGCTTGAACCTACAAGGTAACAAAGTGAATGAGCTTGAAGTGTTTGAATTCCAAGACCGTCCAGATGAAATCAACGTTGAAGTAGGTGAGCTTGGCGACCCTGAGTACCAGTTCCGTACTATTGTTGATTACCGTATTGATGAGTGGAACTTTAACTACACTAGCCGTTATATCGACCGTGTAGCAACGTTTGACGTTTCACCAGGTGGTGGTTCTCCAGAAGATACTGATCCAGGTTTCGTAGGAAGCATCTGGACTCACGACTTCAGTGTTGAATATATGTATAGCGAAAACGTAGACATGTATGTTGGTCTTCGTAACGCGTTCAACAAACTGCCTCCAGGTTACACATTCGACCCACTTTACGACTTGTTGGGTAGACGTGTTACTGCTGGTGTAACAGTACGTTTTGACTAA
- a CDS encoding PEP-CTERM/exosortase system-associated acyltransferase, translated as MKHRTISAIKVLNSVVSKKLKELPSGFSPFKKKLSLDQAITRFFFSRYELVVANDNADKAVSYKTRHKVYCEEMKFEQENPQAIEKDKFDDRAINCYIKHLPTGECAGTIRLVLPTEQGLLLPLEEKCSDAIKDDGLLPSNLVPDSVCEISRLAIPREFRERQLRTSVFKLNKTSSKFKGRTKSSSMDQLPYLSVALYLMALSLCLKLDIKHAYVLMEPKLARRLRSFGINFTSVGDEVEFNGKRVPYRISASKLVDSLTKPLNGFYREIDNELQKVADSIRVPKAPARNNVVKIAKAA; from the coding sequence TTGAAGCATAGAACAATAAGCGCTATCAAAGTGCTAAATAGTGTCGTGTCTAAAAAACTAAAAGAGTTACCATCTGGGTTTTCACCATTTAAAAAGAAGTTGTCGTTAGATCAGGCAATTACTCGGTTTTTCTTCAGCCGATATGAGTTGGTAGTAGCTAATGATAACGCTGATAAAGCAGTGAGCTACAAAACGCGTCATAAAGTTTATTGTGAGGAAATGAAGTTTGAACAAGAAAACCCTCAAGCTATCGAAAAAGACAAATTCGATGACCGCGCAATTAACTGCTACATAAAACATCTTCCGACAGGCGAATGTGCGGGTACCATACGGTTGGTTTTGCCCACAGAGCAGGGTTTGCTATTACCACTTGAAGAAAAATGTAGCGATGCCATCAAAGATGATGGATTACTACCTTCTAATTTAGTGCCAGACAGTGTATGTGAAATATCCCGCTTGGCGATACCTCGTGAATTTAGGGAACGTCAGTTGCGTACTAGCGTTTTTAAATTAAACAAGACTTCGTCGAAGTTCAAAGGCAGAACAAAATCGTCAAGTATGGACCAGCTACCGTACCTTTCTGTTGCGCTTTATTTAATGGCGCTAAGCCTTTGCTTGAAACTAGATATTAAGCACGCATATGTTCTTATGGAGCCCAAATTGGCCAGAAGACTAAGGTCGTTTGGTATCAACTTCACGTCTGTTGGCGACGAAGTTGAGTTTAATGGAAAGCGAGTTCCCTACAGAATATCTGCATCAAAATTAGTTGATAGTCTGACCAAGCCTCTAAACGGTTTCTATCGCGAAATAGACAATGAGTTACAAAAAGTTGCCGACTCAATTAGGGTTCCAAAAGCGCCAGCAAGAAATAACGTAGTGAAGATTGCTAAAGCCGCATAA
- a CDS encoding RNA methyltransferase — translation MQILNQRVSIGLVNPKNPVNVASILRAAGCYGVASVFYTGQRYRFAKDFNADTKAFHKKIPTIGVDNLKDVIPKGASVVAVELVEGATPLPEFSHPANAFYMLGPEDGSISEEILQWCDHVVYVPTYSCMNLAATANVLLYDRLCKSDFQKGDALIRSSRDNNNKTTIKSN, via the coding sequence GTGCAAATTTTGAATCAGAGAGTATCAATAGGCTTAGTTAACCCTAAAAATCCGGTTAATGTGGCGTCAATTCTTCGTGCTGCAGGGTGCTATGGTGTCGCCAGTGTATTTTACACAGGTCAACGTTATCGTTTTGCTAAAGACTTTAACGCTGATACAAAGGCGTTTCATAAAAAAATACCGACAATTGGCGTAGATAATTTGAAAGATGTGATACCGAAAGGAGCATCTGTTGTAGCGGTTGAATTGGTTGAGGGTGCGACACCGTTGCCTGAGTTTAGTCACCCAGCCAACGCGTTCTATATGCTTGGACCAGAAGATGGCAGTATATCTGAAGAAATACTGCAATGGTGTGATCATGTAGTTTATGTACCCACATATTCCTGCATGAATTTAGCCGCTACGGCGAACGTACTGCTGTACGATAGGTTGTGTAAATCGGATTTTCAAAAGGGCGATGCGCTAATTAGAAGTAGCCGTGATAATAATAACAAAACAACAATTAAATCGAACTAA
- a CDS encoding patatin-like phospholipase family protein, with protein MKKALVVEGGAMRGIFAAGVLDKLMEDEIYDFDFAIGVSAGATNLSTYVSRMPGLSKTIITQFATKREFFSPLRFIKGGHMTDVHWLWHYGKKALSIPSINDQQTIPLFVGVTNIASGECEYYRATADNVDELMVASCAIPTAYRESSLVNGVAYVDGGVADPIPVKKAYDMGAREITVILSQPYGFTKPELKSTWLLEKMYANTPALLDKMLKRAHIYNETLSFITNPPADCEIKLIAPNNAFDVKRLTMNKRKLLKGYAQGKRMGRRYTKFSKQESIQRSA; from the coding sequence ATGAAAAAGGCACTGGTTGTGGAGGGAGGGGCGATGCGTGGTATTTTTGCTGCGGGTGTGCTTGATAAGCTTATGGAAGACGAAATCTATGACTTTGATTTTGCGATCGGCGTTTCAGCGGGGGCTACAAACCTCTCCACTTATGTTTCTCGTATGCCAGGACTGAGTAAAACAATCATTACTCAGTTTGCAACAAAACGTGAATTTTTTAGCCCTTTGCGATTTATTAAAGGCGGCCACATGACGGATGTGCACTGGTTGTGGCACTACGGAAAAAAGGCACTTTCGATACCCAGTATCAATGATCAGCAAACCATCCCTCTATTTGTGGGGGTTACTAATATAGCCAGTGGTGAATGTGAATATTATCGCGCTACAGCAGATAATGTTGACGAACTCATGGTAGCGTCTTGTGCTATTCCAACTGCATACCGAGAGTCCTCTTTAGTGAATGGTGTAGCCTATGTGGATGGTGGTGTAGCAGATCCGATACCTGTCAAAAAGGCTTACGACATGGGGGCAAGAGAAATTACCGTTATTCTCTCGCAGCCTTACGGATTTACTAAGCCTGAACTTAAATCTACGTGGTTACTTGAGAAGATGTACGCAAATACACCAGCACTTTTGGATAAAATGCTTAAACGTGCACATATCTACAATGAAACCCTTTCCTTTATAACTAACCCGCCTGCAGATTGTGAGATTAAGTTAATAGCGCCAAACAATGCGTTTGACGTGAAGCGACTCACCATGAACAAAAGAAAGCTACTAAAAGGGTATGCGCAAGGAAAACGAATGGGTAGAAGATATACCAAGTTTTCTAAACAGGAGTCGATACAAAGAAGTGCATAG